A region from the Afifella aestuarii genome encodes:
- a CDS encoding sugar kinase, translating into MGVRVLSIGECMIELFKTSLGSYAIQYGGDTFNTAVYLAREGVKTGYATALGGDDPFSGAIVSLAQVEGLSTDAVLRVPERLPGLYAIETDSAGERRFFYWRQNAPARQLFELEESSRIEAAMEAAEWIYFSGITLGIYSDAGLERFEAALKRARQAGTKIAFDSNYRPALWAGDIERARSVFRRFLPLATLLLPSCDDERLLWELDTDDDVMAALQDFGAEEIVLKRGDAGVLVRHDGGEVEVPIGDKVVPVDTTAAGDSFNAAYLAARLQGTEPEVAVARGQALARRVIMVRGALIPREEA; encoded by the coding sequence ATGGGTGTGCGGGTGCTGTCGATCGGCGAGTGCATGATCGAGCTATTCAAAACTAGCTTGGGTTCCTACGCCATCCAATATGGCGGCGATACCTTCAATACGGCCGTATATCTCGCCCGAGAGGGGGTCAAAACGGGCTATGCGACGGCCCTTGGCGGGGATGACCCGTTCAGTGGGGCGATTGTCTCGCTCGCTCAGGTGGAAGGTCTTTCCACCGATGCCGTCCTGCGTGTGCCGGAGCGGCTCCCGGGCCTTTACGCGATCGAAACTGATTCGGCCGGTGAGCGGCGGTTCTTCTATTGGCGGCAGAACGCGCCGGCCCGTCAGCTCTTCGAGCTCGAGGAGAGTTCGCGTATCGAAGCGGCAATGGAGGCGGCGGAATGGATCTATTTCTCCGGGATCACGCTCGGCATCTATTCCGACGCGGGGCTTGAACGTTTCGAGGCCGCGCTGAAACGCGCGCGGCAGGCGGGAACGAAAATCGCTTTCGACAGCAATTATCGTCCGGCCTTGTGGGCAGGCGATATCGAGCGGGCTCGCTCCGTCTTCCGCCGCTTCCTGCCGCTTGCCACGCTGCTTCTGCCGTCGTGCGACGATGAAAGGCTGTTGTGGGAGCTCGATACCGATGATGACGTCATGGCCGCCCTGCAGGATTTCGGGGCAGAGGAGATCGTCCTGAAGCGCGGCGACGCGGGCGTGCTCGTGCGCCATGACGGTGGTGAGGTCGAGGTTCCGATCGGCGACAAGGTCGTTCCCGTCGATACGACGGCGGCGGGCGACAGCTTCAATGCGGCCTATCTCGCCGCCCGCCTGCAGGGGACCGAACCCGAAGTTGCCGTTGCACGGGGACAGGCCCTGGCGCGTCGCGTCATCATGGTGCGCGGGGCGCTCATTCCGCGAGAGGAGGCCTGA
- the cysG gene encoding siroheme synthase CysG — MVVSRSEKLHVFPAFHKVAGRCVLVVGGGDEAAAKVRLLGESLAEISVVAAELSPALKEAIVSTGARHLPRDFEAPDVEGAVLVFAASGEEAEDRRVVAAARARGIPANAVDRPELCDFYTPALVNRAPLAVAITTTGAAPVAARRLRARLEAMLPRDYGRFIAFADSLRGRVRSRLSDGVARRRFWAGFFDSAALSLFSAGDRDGAVREAERLIDHAAVPARGFVSLVGAGPGAEDLLTLRAQRVLQEADIIFHDALVPEAVIAQGRRDAERVNVGKRKGCHAKSQDEINRLLIAAAREGRRVVRLKAGDPMVFGRAGEELAALRAASIAHDVVPGVTAGLAAAADLELPLTLRGTASSLVFTTGHDMYGEALPDWARLAAGGMTLAIYMGRSVAADIAARLADAGLSADTPVAVVENASRPDKRMLVGTLNDLPALADREDLSGPSLVVVGEAVAAARLDRAEPLHVSERLAA; from the coding sequence ATGGTCGTCTCCCGGTCCGAAAAGCTGCATGTCTTCCCAGCCTTCCACAAGGTGGCGGGCAGATGTGTCCTGGTGGTTGGCGGTGGCGATGAGGCGGCCGCCAAGGTCCGGCTTCTCGGGGAGAGCCTCGCGGAGATCTCCGTCGTCGCGGCCGAGCTGTCGCCAGCGCTGAAGGAGGCCATCGTCTCGACGGGTGCCCGCCATCTTCCCCGTGATTTTGAAGCGCCCGACGTCGAGGGCGCCGTTCTCGTCTTTGCCGCCTCGGGCGAAGAGGCGGAGGATCGCCGGGTCGTCGCGGCGGCCCGGGCGCGGGGCATTCCTGCGAATGCCGTCGACCGGCCCGAACTCTGCGATTTCTATACGCCTGCTCTCGTCAACCGGGCGCCTCTCGCCGTTGCCATCACCACCACGGGCGCAGCCCCGGTGGCCGCGCGGCGGCTGCGGGCGCGCCTCGAGGCTATGCTGCCGCGCGATTACGGCCGCTTCATCGCCTTCGCCGATTCCCTGCGGGGACGGGTGCGTTCGCGGCTGTCCGACGGGGTGGCGCGCCGACGCTTCTGGGCTGGTTTCTTCGACAGCGCGGCGCTCTCTTTGTTTTCGGCGGGCGACCGGGACGGCGCGGTCCGCGAAGCCGAGCGCTTGATCGATCATGCGGCTGTGCCCGCCCGTGGCTTCGTCTCGCTCGTCGGTGCCGGGCCAGGTGCGGAAGACCTTCTTACGCTGCGGGCGCAACGTGTGCTGCAGGAAGCGGACATTATCTTTCACGACGCGCTGGTGCCGGAGGCCGTGATCGCTCAGGGCCGCCGCGATGCGGAGCGCGTGAATGTCGGAAAGCGGAAGGGCTGCCACGCGAAATCGCAGGATGAGATCAATCGCCTGCTGATAGCTGCCGCGCGCGAGGGGCGTCGTGTGGTGCGGCTCAAGGCTGGCGATCCGATGGTCTTCGGTCGCGCGGGCGAAGAACTCGCAGCGCTCCGCGCTGCGAGTATCGCCCACGACGTGGTCCCCGGGGTGACGGCGGGGCTTGCGGCAGCGGCGGATCTCGAGCTGCCGCTGACGCTCCGGGGCACCGCGTCGTCTCTCGTCTTCACCACAGGTCACGACATGTATGGCGAGGCATTGCCGGATTGGGCGCGGCTTGCGGCCGGCGGGATGACGCTTGCGATCTATATGGGCAGAAGCGTCGCCGCCGATATCGCAGCGCGGCTCGCCGATGCCGGCCTCAGCGCAGATACGCCGGTTGCCGTCGTCGAAAATGCGAGCCGGCCCGACAAGCGCATGCTGGTCGGCACGCTCAATGATCTCCCGGCCCTTGCGGACCGCGAGGATCTTTCCGGCCCAAGCCTTGTCGTTGTCGGCGAGGCGGTCGCGGCCGCCCGGCTCGATCGGGCCGAACCCCTCCACGTTTCAGAAAGGCTCGCAGCATGA
- a CDS encoding DUF2849 domain-containing protein: MSGKRQDLQVVTANRLEDGAVVWLGAEGHWFEDINAAKVFAPEKVAEGLADAAAAVSRQEIVGPDAIAVTQAEGEIVPVRLRERIRAQGPSIRPDVGRLDASRPEVDRPTKLFEDAA, translated from the coding sequence ATGAGCGGCAAGCGTCAGGACCTTCAGGTCGTCACGGCCAACCGGCTTGAGGATGGAGCTGTCGTCTGGCTCGGAGCCGAAGGCCATTGGTTTGAAGATATCAACGCGGCCAAAGTCTTTGCGCCGGAGAAGGTTGCGGAAGGCCTTGCGGACGCGGCTGCGGCTGTCTCACGCCAGGAGATCGTCGGCCCGGACGCAATCGCCGTCACGCAGGCGGAGGGCGAGATCGTGCCGGTGAGGCTGCGCGAGCGCATCCGGGCGCAGGGCCCGAGCATCCGGCCCGACGTCGGCCGCCTCGATGCAAGCCGGCCTGAGGTCGACCGCCCGACAAAGCTTTTCGAAGACGCGGCTTAA
- a CDS encoding ArsR/SmtB family transcription factor yields MPLARTLTETDEPELPSLAEKAAAASAFLKALSHESRLMILCHLADGEKSVTELETLLALRQPTVSQQLARLRLEGLVATRREGKTIFYSLASGRARRLIDVIYDMFCGEDEGSASPERSRRSSSTSS; encoded by the coding sequence ATGCCTCTTGCAAGAACGCTGACAGAGACCGACGAGCCCGAACTGCCGAGCCTTGCCGAAAAGGCGGCCGCGGCGAGCGCCTTCCTGAAGGCGCTGTCGCATGAGAGCCGTCTGATGATCTTGTGTCATCTGGCCGACGGCGAAAAATCGGTCACCGAGCTGGAAACGCTCCTGGCGCTGCGCCAGCCGACGGTATCGCAACAGCTTGCGCGTCTGCGTCTGGAAGGGTTGGTGGCGACCCGCCGCGAGGGAAAGACGATCTTTTACAGCCTCGCCTCGGGACGGGCCCGGCGGCTCATCGATGTCATCTACGACATGTTCTGCGGCGAGGATGAAGGCTCCGCGTCGCCGGAGAGAAGCCGGCGAAGCTCTTCTACCAGCTCCTGA
- a CDS encoding nitrite/sulfite reductase gives MYRYDEFDHCFVQERIRQFRGQVERRLSGELSEDEFKPLRLMNGVYLQLHAYMLRISIPYGTLSARQMHMLAHIARTYDRGYGHFTTRQNLQFNWPRLVDIPAILDDLASVEMHAIQSSGNCIRNVTADHFAGAAGDEVADPRPYAEILRQWSSIHPEFSFLPRKFKIALIGSERDRAAIQTHDIGLQLKRDQSGALGFAVYIGGGQGRTPMIAKKVRDFLPEADLLAYVTAILRVYNLHGRRDNKYKARIKILVHETGTEELKGEIEREFAELQGSDLTLPAEDIRNIDAYFAPPALEPRPARSEAFERARAGDRAFAAWVDRNVEAHKLPGHAIVTISLKSIGAVPGDASADQMDAIADLAERYGHSEIRVSHEQNLVLPHVALDDLKAVYDQLVAIGLAEGNAGLITDIIACPGLDYCALANARSIPVAQNLSKRFGDPNRQRQIGELKIKISGCINACGHHHVGHIGILGVEKKGQEFYQITLGGSGDETTTIGEIVGRGFSSEEVVDAVETLVDRYLDLRLDETESFLSAYRRLGQEPFKEALYATV, from the coding sequence ATGTATCGCTACGATGAATTCGATCACTGCTTCGTCCAGGAGCGGATCCGGCAATTCCGCGGGCAGGTGGAGCGGCGGCTGTCCGGAGAGCTTTCCGAAGACGAGTTCAAGCCGCTCAGGCTGATGAACGGCGTCTATCTGCAGCTCCACGCCTATATGCTGCGCATCTCCATTCCCTACGGCACCCTTTCGGCGCGGCAGATGCACATGCTGGCCCATATCGCGCGCACGTATGATCGCGGCTACGGGCACTTCACCACGCGCCAGAACCTCCAGTTCAACTGGCCGCGGCTCGTCGATATCCCTGCGATCCTCGACGACCTCGCGAGCGTGGAGATGCATGCCATCCAAAGCTCGGGCAATTGCATTCGCAACGTAACGGCCGATCATTTCGCTGGTGCCGCTGGCGATGAGGTCGCCGATCCCAGGCCCTATGCCGAAATTCTCCGGCAATGGTCGTCGATCCACCCGGAGTTTTCCTTCCTGCCACGGAAGTTCAAGATCGCCCTCATCGGGTCGGAGCGCGACCGCGCCGCCATCCAGACGCACGATATCGGTCTCCAGCTGAAGCGGGACCAATCGGGCGCCCTCGGCTTTGCCGTCTATATCGGCGGTGGCCAGGGGCGCACGCCGATGATCGCCAAGAAGGTGCGCGACTTCCTGCCTGAGGCCGACCTTCTCGCCTATGTGACGGCGATCCTGCGCGTCTACAATCTGCACGGGCGACGCGACAACAAATACAAGGCGCGCATCAAGATCCTTGTTCACGAGACGGGAACGGAGGAACTGAAGGGCGAGATCGAGCGCGAATTCGCCGAGCTTCAGGGCAGCGACCTGACGCTTCCGGCCGAGGATATTCGCAATATCGACGCCTATTTTGCACCTCCTGCGCTCGAGCCACGTCCGGCGCGTTCTGAGGCATTTGAGCGGGCGCGCGCGGGAGATCGCGCTTTTGCAGCCTGGGTCGACCGCAATGTCGAAGCCCACAAGCTGCCGGGCCATGCCATCGTGACGATCTCGCTGAAATCGATCGGAGCGGTGCCGGGCGATGCTTCCGCCGATCAGATGGATGCGATCGCCGATCTTGCCGAACGTTACGGCCACAGCGAAATCCGTGTCAGCCACGAGCAGAATCTCGTCCTGCCGCATGTCGCGCTCGACGATCTCAAAGCGGTCTACGATCAACTTGTCGCGATCGGCCTCGCGGAGGGCAATGCCGGGCTGATCACCGACATCATTGCCTGCCCGGGGCTCGATTACTGCGCGCTCGCCAATGCACGCTCCATTCCGGTCGCGCAGAACCTCTCCAAACGTTTCGGAGATCCAAATAGACAGCGGCAAATCGGGGAATTGAAGATCAAGATTTCGGGCTGCATCAACGCCTGCGGCCACCACCATGTCGGCCATATCGGCATTTTGGGGGTGGAGAAGAAGGGCCAGGAATTCTACCAGATCACGCTCGGGGGGTCGGGCGATGAGACCACCACCATCGGCGAGATCGTTGGCCGGGGCTTCTCGTCCGAGGAGGTAGTTGATGCAGTTGAAACCCTGGTCGATCGGTATCTCGATCTTCGGCTGGATGAGACAGAGAGTTTTCTCTCCGCTTACCGGCGGCTGGGGCAGGAACCCTTCAAGGAGGCGCTCTATGCGACCGTTTGA
- a CDS encoding AbrB family transcriptional regulator, producing MSDKPAPDSLGPSPAQPASPRYRRALASSLGPFKRERFPYREFITALALGGAGGSLFYYFSLPLAWMLGPMTFCTIGALLKAPIAAPSIVRPPMIIIIGVLLGSGFRPDLMGHLADWIPTLLGLVLFVAVSAVLCITYFRVVAGFDWVTAYFSGMPGGLVVMTVLGEERGGDGGMIALVHAARILLVVMTLPFLVEWLSGETITSGTGSAGAGTPFIEGAFWFLVSAVLGVIIGRLFRFPSPEMIGPMTVSAAIHLSGVTHFVPPYGLVIAAQLVLGTVIGCRFRSTPAATVLKVMLLSLGSTVILLTVTYGFAYTIGHFTRFDALALMLAYSPGGLTEMSLVALSLQVEVAFVATHHIARILIVLITSNAAFGLISRLRKRKT from the coding sequence TTGTCTGACAAGCCCGCCCCCGACTCCCTCGGCCCCTCTCCGGCGCAACCAGCGTCTCCCCGATACCGCCGCGCTCTCGCCTCCAGCCTTGGGCCGTTCAAGCGCGAGCGCTTCCCCTATCGCGAATTCATCACCGCGCTCGCTCTCGGTGGCGCGGGGGGCTCGCTCTTTTACTATTTCAGCCTGCCTCTCGCCTGGATGCTCGGGCCGATGACCTTCTGCACCATCGGCGCGCTTTTGAAGGCGCCGATCGCAGCACCCTCCATCGTGCGCCCCCCGATGATCATCATCATCGGCGTTCTGCTGGGATCTGGTTTCCGGCCGGATCTGATGGGACATCTGGCCGACTGGATCCCGACGCTTCTCGGACTCGTCCTGTTCGTGGCCGTCTCTGCGGTCTTGTGCATCACCTATTTTCGCGTCGTGGCAGGCTTTGACTGGGTGACGGCCTATTTTTCCGGCATGCCGGGAGGTCTCGTCGTCATGACGGTGCTCGGAGAAGAGCGCGGCGGTGACGGCGGCATGATCGCGCTCGTCCATGCCGCGCGCATCCTTCTCGTCGTCATGACGCTGCCGTTCCTGGTCGAATGGCTTTCCGGCGAGACGATCACGAGCGGGACAGGCAGCGCTGGCGCCGGGACACCCTTCATCGAGGGAGCCTTCTGGTTCCTCGTCTCGGCCGTCTTGGGCGTCATCATTGGGCGCCTGTTTCGCTTTCCCTCGCCCGAGATGATCGGACCGATGACGGTCAGCGCCGCCATTCATCTCTCCGGCGTCACGCATTTCGTGCCGCCCTATGGGCTCGTCATCGCCGCACAGCTCGTTCTCGGCACGGTCATTGGCTGCCGCTTCCGCTCAACTCCGGCGGCAACAGTGCTGAAGGTGATGCTTCTGTCACTGGGCTCGACCGTCATCCTGCTCACCGTGACCTACGGCTTTGCCTACACGATCGGGCACTTTACGCGTTTCGACGCGCTCGCCTTGATGCTCGCTTATTCGCCCGGCGGCTTGACGGAGATGAGCCTCGTCGCGCTCTCGCTGCAGGTGGAAGTCGCTTTTGTGGCGACGCATCACATCGCCCGGATCTTGATCGTGCTCATCACCTCAAACGCCGCCTTCGGCCTCATCTCGCGGCTCCGCAAGCGTAAGACCTGA
- a CDS encoding phosphoadenylyl-sulfate reductase, protein MRPFEPATGSAGPPRACDDDVAVRAADLEARYGDATPQEILRIALDAFDLDDIAAVTSFGAESAVWLHMLSEIEPSTPVLFIDTGKHFPATHRYRETLTQTLGLKDVRLIKPDPEDLKREDPVGMLFSQDADRCCHLRKTLPLAGALQPFSAWMNGRKRHQSATRARMPAFEVDGPRLKVNPLASWGPQDIRAYFERFDLPRHPLVAEGYPSIGCMPCTSRIKPGEDERAGRWRGRDKTECGIHLAP, encoded by the coding sequence ATGCGACCGTTTGAGCCTGCAACAGGATCAGCGGGGCCGCCCCGTGCGTGCGATGACGATGTCGCCGTGCGTGCCGCCGACCTTGAGGCGCGCTACGGCGATGCGACACCGCAGGAGATCCTGCGCATCGCACTCGACGCGTTCGATCTCGATGATATCGCGGCGGTGACGAGCTTCGGCGCCGAATCGGCCGTCTGGCTGCACATGCTGTCGGAGATCGAGCCATCGACGCCGGTGCTCTTCATCGACACCGGCAAGCATTTCCCGGCCACGCACCGCTACCGCGAGACGCTGACGCAGACGCTCGGTCTCAAGGATGTGCGGCTGATCAAGCCGGACCCGGAGGATCTCAAACGCGAAGATCCGGTGGGGATGCTGTTTTCGCAGGATGCCGATCGCTGCTGCCATCTGCGCAAGACCCTGCCGCTCGCCGGTGCGCTTCAGCCCTTTTCGGCCTGGATGAACGGCCGCAAGCGCCACCAAAGCGCCACCCGGGCGCGCATGCCTGCCTTCGAGGTGGACGGGCCCAGGCTCAAGGTCAATCCGCTCGCCAGTTGGGGTCCTCAAGATATCCGCGCCTATTTCGAGCGTTTCGACCTGCCGCGCCATCCGCTGGTGGCGGAAGGCTATCCGTCGATCGGCTGCATGCCGTGCACGTCGCGCATCAAGCCGGGCGAGGATGAGCGGGCAGGGCGCTGGCGTGGGCGCGACAAGACCGAATGCGGCATCCACCTGGCTCCGTAA
- the zwf gene encoding glucose-6-phosphate dehydrogenase: MTYRVIPVEPFDYIVFGGTGDLARRKLLPALYHRMRDGQIPAEGRIIAASRRKMSDDDYRAMTEEALTEFVPEGERSRETLDAFLGMLSYRSLDALSDEGWDALRDELDRDKERVRAFYLAVAPNLFDDLCQRFAQHGLVTPNSRVVIEKPVGRDLASAVKVNDAVAQAFHESQVFRIDHYLGKETVQNLMALRFANTLFEPLWNSAHIDHVQITVAESIGVGSRGDYYDTSGALRDMVQNHMIQLLCLVAMEPPDSFDANSLRDEKLKVLRALKPIDASNYDRLTVRGQYRAGAAEGGAVPSYAEEIGDKRSRTETFAALKVEVANWRWAGVPFYLRTGKRLADRVSEIVITFRAIPHSIFPKDSGVISQNRLVLRLQPDEGVKQWIMIKDPGPGGMRLNYVPLDMSFAESFQERYPDAYERLLLDVIRGNQTLFMRRDEVEAAWAWTDPIHNAWDEDGSPPVPYTAGTWGPSAAIALIERDGRTWHEDTD, translated from the coding sequence ATGACCTACCGCGTCATCCCGGTCGAGCCCTTCGATTATATCGTCTTCGGAGGAACGGGCGATCTCGCCCGCCGCAAACTCCTTCCTGCCCTTTATCATCGCATGCGCGATGGCCAGATTCCCGCCGAAGGGCGGATCATCGCCGCCTCCCGCCGCAAGATGAGCGACGATGATTATCGCGCCATGACGGAAGAGGCGCTGACGGAGTTCGTACCGGAAGGCGAGCGCTCGCGCGAAACGCTCGACGCTTTTCTCGGAATGCTCTCATACCGCTCGCTCGATGCCTTGTCGGACGAGGGCTGGGATGCGCTGCGCGATGAGCTCGATCGCGACAAAGAGCGTGTGCGCGCCTTCTATCTCGCAGTCGCTCCGAACCTCTTCGACGATCTGTGTCAGCGTTTCGCCCAGCACGGGCTGGTGACGCCCAATTCGCGGGTCGTTATCGAAAAGCCGGTCGGGCGCGATCTCGCCTCTGCGGTCAAGGTCAACGATGCCGTCGCTCAGGCCTTTCACGAGAGCCAAGTCTTCCGCATCGATCATTATCTCGGCAAGGAGACGGTGCAGAACCTGATGGCTCTGCGCTTCGCCAACACGCTTTTCGAGCCTCTGTGGAACTCTGCCCATATCGATCATGTGCAGATCACGGTGGCCGAATCGATCGGGGTCGGCTCGCGCGGCGATTATTACGACACGTCCGGCGCACTCCGCGACATGGTGCAGAACCATATGATCCAGCTTCTGTGCCTCGTCGCGATGGAGCCGCCCGATTCTTTCGATGCCAATTCGCTCCGCGACGAGAAGCTCAAGGTTCTCCGGGCGCTGAAGCCGATCGATGCCTCGAATTACGACCGCCTGACAGTGCGCGGCCAGTACCGCGCCGGTGCTGCGGAAGGCGGCGCGGTTCCCTCCTATGCGGAGGAGATCGGCGACAAGCGCAGCCGCACCGAGACTTTTGCGGCGTTGAAGGTCGAGGTCGCCAACTGGCGTTGGGCCGGCGTGCCCTTCTATCTGAGGACCGGCAAGCGGCTCGCCGACCGGGTCTCGGAGATCGTCATCACCTTCCGGGCAATCCCCCACTCCATCTTTCCCAAGGATTCCGGCGTCATTTCGCAGAACCGGCTCGTCCTGCGCCTGCAGCCGGACGAAGGCGTGAAGCAGTGGATCATGATCAAGGATCCGGGCCCGGGCGGCATGCGGCTCAATTACGTACCGCTCGATATGAGCTTCGCGGAATCCTTCCAGGAGCGTTATCCCGATGCGTATGAGCGTCTGCTCCTGGACGTCATTCGCGGCAACCAGACGCTGTTCATGCGGCGCGATGAGGTGGAGGCCGCCTGGGCGTGGACCGATCCGATCCATAATGCCTGGGACGAGGACGGCAGTCCGCCCGTGCCCTACACGGCGGGTACCTGGGGACCGTCGGCTGCCATCGCCCTTATCGAGCGTGACGGCCGCACCTGGCATGAGGACACCGATTGA
- a CDS encoding DUF934 domain-containing protein, protein MSDETRLWRKDGFAVDEWRLLQDDEAIAADDKVILPAARLDEVVAEARLTPMGALLGAGEPVDLLVPHLAGLELVALDFPAFTDGRSFSKAEILRSRHGFSGEIRAVGDVLIDQIPLMLRCGFDSFLVRNKPTIAALEGGVLPGVDLFYQPGQGAEAAVAGRSWARRPAIREASSR, encoded by the coding sequence ATGAGTGATGAGACGCGTCTCTGGCGCAAGGACGGTTTTGCCGTCGACGAATGGCGCCTCCTCCAGGACGACGAGGCTATCGCGGCAGACGACAAAGTCATCCTGCCGGCCGCCCGGCTGGACGAGGTGGTGGCGGAGGCGCGCCTCACTCCGATGGGCGCACTTCTGGGCGCCGGTGAACCGGTCGATCTCCTCGTGCCGCATCTGGCAGGCCTCGAGCTCGTGGCGCTCGATTTTCCGGCCTTCACCGATGGACGCTCGTTCTCGAAGGCCGAGATCTTGCGCTCCCGTCACGGATTCTCCGGGGAGATCCGCGCCGTCGGCGACGTCCTCATCGATCAGATCCCGTTGATGCTGCGCTGTGGATTCGACAGTTTTCTGGTGCGCAACAAGCCAACGATTGCCGCCCTCGAGGGCGGGGTGCTGCCTGGCGTCGATCTCTTCTACCAGCCTGGTCAGGGCGCGGAGGCGGCCGTAGCCGGGCGTTCCTGGGCGCGGCGCCCGGCGATCCGCGAAGCCTCGTCGCGCTGA
- a CDS encoding cytochrome c biogenesis CcdA family protein, with product MLDITWVGAFIGGLLSFVSPCVLPIVPASLCFIAGVSLDELSGQGDVPSGLTRKVFTAALAFVLGFTTVFVLLGMTASGIGRLLAEYKDWLAIVAGVVIIGFGLHFLGLLRFGFLYREARFQVREKPPGLFGAYLIGLAFAFGWTPCVGPALGTILALAGREGSAPEGALLLFIYGMGMGLPFLIAALFAGPFLRWASGFRRHMATVEKAMGGLLVLTGILFLTGDMASLSYWLLETFPSLQTIG from the coding sequence GTGCTCGACATCACCTGGGTCGGCGCCTTTATCGGCGGCCTCTTATCCTTCGTCTCGCCTTGCGTTCTTCCGATCGTTCCGGCCTCGCTGTGCTTTATCGCCGGCGTGTCTCTCGATGAGCTTTCAGGTCAGGGGGACGTTCCTTCCGGCCTGACGCGCAAGGTCTTCACCGCCGCCCTGGCCTTCGTGCTGGGCTTCACGACGGTCTTCGTGCTGTTGGGCATGACGGCCTCCGGCATCGGCCGGCTCCTGGCGGAATACAAGGACTGGCTGGCGATCGTGGCAGGCGTCGTCATCATCGGCTTCGGCCTGCATTTTCTGGGGCTTCTCCGCTTCGGTTTCCTCTATCGCGAGGCGCGTTTCCAGGTGCGGGAGAAGCCGCCGGGACTCTTCGGCGCCTATCTGATCGGCCTCGCCTTCGCCTTTGGCTGGACGCCCTGCGTCGGCCCGGCTCTCGGCACCATCCTCGCCCTTGCCGGACGCGAGGGCTCCGCCCCCGAAGGGGCGCTCCTTCTCTTCATCTACGGCATGGGTATGGGCTTGCCGTTCCTGATTGCGGCGCTCTTCGCCGGCCCCTTCCTGCGCTGGGCCTCCGGCTTCCGCCGCCACATGGCGACGGTGGAAAAGGCGATGGGCGGTCTCCTCGTCCTGACCGGCATTCTCTTCCTGACCGGAGATATGGCGAGCCTGTCTTATTGGCTCCTGGAGACCTTCCCTTCCCTGCAGACGATCGGCTGA
- a CDS encoding ABC transporter ATP-binding protein — MSKTFADGLSTLEAVSLEVEPGEFVALLGPSGCGKTTFLRVAAGLEPLSEGRITVERAASDRPAEIGYVFQTPTLMPWASVLANVRLPLTLRKQPRKSADADAKAALANVGLADFAEALPRQLSGGMAMRASLARALVTKPNLLLLDEPFAALDEMTRFRLGDELMALQAEQQFTVLFVTHSLYEAAFLADRIVVFSPRPGRIIGEVKNAAARPRRPDYRTSQPFQELVEELRRLLSGDAEPSSSPQNMS; from the coding sequence GTGAGCAAGACCTTTGCCGACGGCCTCAGCACACTGGAGGCCGTGTCTCTCGAGGTCGAGCCCGGCGAATTCGTCGCGCTTCTCGGCCCGTCCGGCTGCGGCAAGACCACGTTTTTGCGGGTTGCGGCGGGCCTGGAGCCGTTGAGCGAGGGCCGCATCACCGTCGAGCGTGCTGCATCCGATCGGCCCGCCGAGATCGGCTACGTCTTTCAGACGCCGACCTTGATGCCCTGGGCTAGCGTCCTTGCAAATGTCCGCCTGCCGCTCACTTTGCGCAAACAGCCGCGAAAATCAGCCGACGCAGATGCGAAAGCCGCGCTGGCGAATGTCGGCCTCGCCGATTTTGCCGAGGCATTGCCGCGCCAGCTCTCCGGCGGCATGGCGATGCGCGCCTCGCTCGCACGCGCGCTGGTGACGAAGCCGAACCTTCTGCTTCTCGACGAACCGTTTGCGGCGCTCGACGAGATGACCCGTTTTCGCCTCGGCGACGAGCTCATGGCGCTGCAGGCAGAACAGCAGTTCACCGTGCTTTTCGTCACGCATTCCCTGTATGAGGCGGCATTTCTGGCGGACCGCATCGTCGTCTTCTCGCCGCGGCCGGGCCGCATCATCGGTGAGGTGAAAAACGCCGCAGCGCGCCCGCGCCGGCCGGACTATCGCACCAGCCAGCCCTTTCAGGAGCTGGTAGAAGAGCTTCGCCGGCTTCTCTCCGGCGACGCGGAGCCTTCATCCTCGCCGCAGAACATGTCGTAG